DNA sequence from the bacterium genome:
GCACCCCTTGCACGCGCAACCCAGCCGCTTGCTTGATGGCATTCAGGCGGGCGACGATTTCCGCTGTGGCGCCGAATTCGCCGTCGGAAGCGATGAGCAGATCGGCCAGTTGCCAGCGCTGATCTTCGAGTTTGGCGATCACCTTTTCGAGGGGGCCGCAGATGTCGGTACCACCGCGAAAAGCCTGCCCTAGGAAACCTGTCAGGCGGTCGATGCCGCCGCTGTCGACCCCCAGTTCCAGTTCGACCAGCTCATCGGGCCCGCCGAAGGCGAACACATGGCAGGGACGCCGCTGGGCCTGCGCCGTGCGCATGGCTTCCAGCACGATCGCCTTGGCTACCGCTTCGGCGCCGCCCTGCATGGAGCCGGAGGTATCGACACAGACCAGGATCGGCCCCATCTCCGAGCGCTTGCCGAGTTGCGGCCCGGGGCGAGGGCGCATCACCGGAGCCTGGAGCAGGCGGATTTC
Encoded proteins:
- a CDS encoding VWA domain-containing protein → VRVPDMPGETRGIHRSDRIARMLPAEAMLLGHPRLRLVWHARRAERTLLTYEDDDRMEEIRLLQAPVMRPRPGPQLGKRSEMGPILVCVDTSGSMQGGAEAVAKAIVLEAMRTAQAQRRPCHVFAFGGPDELVELELGVDSGGIDRLTGFLGQAFRGGTDICGPLEKVIAKLEDQRWQLADLLIASDGEFGATAEIVARLNAIKQAAGLRVQGVLIGDRETVGLLEVADDIYPVRDWRRYGGSNADSPIHSHRLTAMYFPGALRTPENRQSTVSGNDASVAVRAGLHRGEPAPVIAGDSVKKTIKSLS